In the genome of Thiomicrospira aerophila AL3, one region contains:
- a CDS encoding bifunctional diguanylate cyclase/phosphodiesterase — protein sequence MTKLSHFKPIKAKWHMLIFLSVSLGVYLFMFGYLYTSAQQVKAQAAEQVAYAAERELKHHLEQFILQAEQRVTELADWDEVHQQLNQSRYYFFWRNQRLKDSQYWRFYFNDLDLYAANGQQLIQKGPNDPDSQFLPSLVPDELTAFQLEGQSIDYRLFVPVVQRQSDSTLGFVGINLSFLSWLQQQQQFQYIDRNSLKAESYQGNRLVLAADLLANPSEFIAFDVIDNPVDNFLWALIQEFIFYVLVYAVVVAILFIIFFRFSLVLPLESISSYLVELKNKPGEVVQPAKHYLVSEFEDLQESLFGYNQALLTAKKELNYQHERYSKQSRIDALSGLLNRFSFDEMLQQLCNSGQSSNQTVGFILVDCDYFKAINDSYGLEVGDKVIKCTAQALKKSLPAHATIFRIGGDEFAAILNVDTAETLKDLAQNVFESLQALPLQELGIQERVTFSLGLSISAQYQTLQNLLKHADIALYKSKHSLHDKVQLFADDELSAAKTLMSNRQVGVILQALQTGEGIEMHLQPVVNVEGKVNYFEALVRIKKSGMLIFPGEIFNVVNHRHLDIDLDKQVIKAITQLFIEGKLKKGQGLSFNISPDSLLQLNLERELAVLAQFTQDYKIIVEITETSLIRNMELVTLKLNALREIGFLVALDDFGSGYSSIRYLANMPVDIVKFDMTLTRALELDDKTKGIIQATAKMIREAGYQLVMEGIETQAQFIAAQDAGATAFQGYLFGKPQLPVELSED from the coding sequence ATGACAAAGCTTTCTCACTTTAAACCGATTAAAGCAAAATGGCATATGTTGATTTTCTTGTCAGTGTCATTAGGTGTCTATTTGTTTATGTTTGGGTATCTTTACACCAGTGCTCAACAGGTTAAAGCTCAGGCAGCAGAGCAGGTAGCCTATGCAGCAGAGCGAGAGCTAAAACATCATTTAGAGCAATTTATTCTGCAAGCAGAGCAACGTGTCACTGAATTAGCCGACTGGGATGAAGTCCATCAACAACTCAACCAATCACGTTATTATTTTTTTTGGCGTAACCAACGGTTAAAAGATTCGCAATATTGGCGCTTCTATTTTAATGATCTTGATTTATATGCAGCCAATGGCCAGCAGCTGATTCAAAAAGGGCCTAATGATCCTGACTCGCAATTTTTGCCGTCGTTGGTGCCTGATGAATTAACTGCTTTTCAACTGGAAGGTCAAAGTATTGATTACCGCTTATTTGTGCCAGTCGTACAACGACAATCTGATAGTACGCTGGGTTTTGTTGGGATTAATCTAAGCTTTTTAAGTTGGCTACAGCAACAGCAACAGTTTCAATATATCGATAGAAACAGCCTAAAAGCGGAATCTTATCAAGGCAATCGGCTGGTTTTAGCCGCTGATTTATTAGCGAACCCAAGTGAATTTATTGCGTTTGATGTCATTGATAATCCCGTTGATAATTTTTTATGGGCATTAATCCAAGAATTTATCTTTTATGTTTTGGTTTATGCGGTGGTTGTCGCGATACTGTTCATTATTTTCTTTAGGTTTAGTCTTGTTTTACCACTTGAGAGCATAAGCAGTTATCTCGTTGAATTAAAAAACAAGCCAGGTGAGGTAGTGCAGCCAGCGAAGCACTATCTCGTCAGCGAGTTTGAGGATCTGCAAGAATCACTCTTTGGTTATAATCAAGCATTATTAACCGCGAAAAAAGAGCTTAATTATCAGCATGAGCGTTACTCAAAACAATCTCGAATAGATGCACTTTCAGGATTATTAAATAGATTTTCTTTTGATGAGATGCTGCAGCAGCTCTGTAACTCTGGGCAGTCAAGCAACCAAACTGTTGGTTTTATTCTGGTGGACTGTGATTATTTTAAAGCCATTAATGATAGCTATGGCCTTGAAGTAGGTGATAAGGTTATTAAGTGTACCGCTCAAGCTTTAAAGAAATCTTTACCTGCGCATGCCACTATTTTTAGAATCGGGGGGGATGAATTTGCAGCGATTTTAAATGTCGATACGGCAGAAACCCTAAAAGACCTTGCTCAAAATGTATTTGAATCCTTGCAAGCTTTACCTTTGCAAGAATTGGGCATCCAAGAGCGCGTCACCTTTAGCTTGGGGTTAAGCATTAGTGCGCAATATCAAACCTTGCAAAACTTACTAAAGCATGCCGATATTGCACTTTATAAGTCCAAGCATTCGTTACACGACAAGGTGCAATTGTTTGCAGATGATGAGCTCTCAGCTGCTAAAACATTGATGTCTAATAGACAGGTTGGCGTTATTTTACAAGCCTTGCAAACAGGTGAGGGCATTGAAATGCATCTACAGCCTGTGGTGAATGTTGAGGGCAAAGTGAATTATTTTGAAGCTTTGGTAAGAATAAAAAAATCAGGAATGCTCATTTTTCCAGGTGAGATTTTTAATGTTGTTAATCATCGACATCTTGATATAGACCTGGATAAACAGGTTATCAAAGCCATTACGCAATTGTTTATTGAGGGCAAACTCAAAAAAGGCCAAGGCTTGTCTTTTAATATTTCGCCAGACTCATTACTTCAGTTGAATTTAGAGCGAGAGTTAGCTGTGTTAGCTCAGTTTACTCAAGATTATAAAATTATTGTTGAAATTACTGAAACCAGTCTAATCCGTAATATGGAGTTGGTGACTTTAAAGCTTAATGCCTTGCGAGAGATAGGGTTTTTGGTTGCTCTGGATGATTTTGGCAGTGGCTATTCCTCAATTCGTTATTTGGCCAATATGCCAGTAGATATCGTTAAATTTGATATGACCTTAACCAGAGCTTTGGAGTTAGATGATAAAACCAAAGGGATTATTCAAGCCACCGCAAAAATGATTCGCGAAGCCGGCTATCAGTTAGTTATGGAGGGTATTGAAACTCAAGCGCAGTTTATTGCTGCACAAGATGCAGGCGCAACAGCTTTTCAAGGCTATTTATTTGGTAAACCTCAGCTACCTGTTGAACTTTCTGAAGATTGA
- a CDS encoding alpha/beta hydrolase — translation MAAKLRLVMIVLALWPVSQYAKANIVYLESQPGFFLQAKFVEPVVEDKNLAVLVLHGFLTTNNFHTINSLMAALNDQGIAALAPNLSYGISARQASMSCNSLHTHTLEDNRAEIDLWLDWLVEQGYRNIVLLGHSSGSQYIIFSQATEPHSAVVQLILTSMFYFGDEDIGTKQEDLQRARYLMLMDNPNPALFSLMFCEKDYFATPASFLSYIQLTRAQTAAYMQMIKVPVEVVMGGEDEILHKIKPGWLDEMRSAHANVQLIEGANHFFSSLYEFDLQERIADILKQVRERINNESDE, via the coding sequence ATGGCAGCTAAGTTAAGACTTGTGATGATTGTTTTGGCTTTATGGCCGGTTAGCCAATATGCCAAGGCTAACATTGTTTATCTTGAATCGCAGCCAGGTTTCTTTTTGCAGGCGAAGTTTGTCGAGCCCGTTGTTGAAGATAAAAATCTTGCGGTATTAGTTCTGCATGGTTTTTTAACCACAAATAATTTTCATACCATAAATAGTTTAATGGCCGCACTCAATGACCAAGGTATTGCTGCCTTAGCACCGAATCTGAGTTACGGGATTAGTGCACGTCAGGCTTCGATGAGTTGTAATAGTTTGCATACTCATACACTTGAGGATAATAGGGCCGAAATTGACCTATGGCTAGATTGGCTGGTTGAACAGGGTTATCGAAATATAGTGTTACTTGGCCATTCAAGTGGCAGTCAATATATTATTTTTAGTCAGGCGACTGAGCCCCATTCAGCCGTAGTACAACTTATTCTGACCAGTATGTTTTATTTTGGCGATGAGGATATTGGCACCAAACAAGAAGACTTGCAAAGGGCACGTTATTTGATGTTGATGGATAATCCGAACCCCGCGCTTTTTAGTCTTATGTTTTGTGAAAAGGATTATTTTGCAACACCGGCAAGTTTTTTATCCTACATCCAGTTAACGAGGGCGCAGACAGCCGCCTACATGCAAATGATTAAAGTGCCCGTTGAGGTCGTTATGGGGGGCGAAGATGAGATTTTGCATAAAATTAAACCAGGTTGGCTTGATGAAATGCGTTCAGCGCATGCTAATGTTCAGCTTATCGAAGGTGCAAATCATTTTTTTTCAAGCCTTTATGAATTTGATTTACAAGAAAGAATCGCAGACATCTTAAAACAAGTGCGTGAACGTATTAATAACGAGTCTGATGAATGA
- a CDS encoding class I SAM-dependent methyltransferase translates to MANWSAGYAADVDYTFGYFKELNPLQIRLALLDAGVAPPEQLNACELGFGQGVSVNIHAAASQTRWFGTDFSPTQAGFAQDMSHACDNQACLYDQSFAEFAQRDDLPEFDFIALHGIWAWVSDENRKILVDFIGRKLKLGGVLYISYNTPNGWATMMPIRHLLNQYAHTMTVSGDNSVNKIGQAFDFVDQLLATNPAYLQANPQLRKTFDLVKSQNAQYLAHEYFSDDWTPMHFSDMHSWLSPIKLDYVCSANTLDQVNAINITEAEEAMIADQTNPLFRETVRDICMNQQFRKDLWIKGPKRLDKFEQMEALFGLQLVLTELRDEVELSVNGMLGPVKLKAETYGPILDFFADYQPKKLGELLQAMQPLGIGMDKVMQAMMILTGKQTLQLAQAPEEIAQAKLKTDKLNLFLLKKARGRDDITVLASPVTGGGIDIQGYEMLFLLAMRFGHQTPEAIAPFAWGLLKQRGVKLHRNGQWLETDAENLAELAKQVEFFLDEPLKLYQALGIH, encoded by the coding sequence ATGGCAAACTGGAGTGCCGGCTACGCAGCTGATGTTGACTACACATTCGGTTATTTTAAAGAACTCAATCCATTACAAATTCGCTTAGCGCTGCTCGATGCCGGCGTGGCCCCTCCCGAACAGCTCAATGCCTGCGAATTAGGTTTTGGGCAAGGGGTCAGTGTTAATATTCACGCCGCCGCTAGCCAAACGCGTTGGTTTGGTACTGACTTTAGCCCAACTCAAGCCGGCTTTGCGCAAGATATGAGCCATGCCTGCGACAACCAGGCCTGCTTATATGATCAATCCTTTGCCGAGTTTGCCCAACGTGATGATTTACCCGAGTTTGATTTTATTGCTTTGCATGGTATTTGGGCTTGGGTGTCCGATGAAAACCGCAAAATATTGGTCGATTTTATTGGCCGCAAACTCAAGCTAGGCGGTGTGCTCTATATCAGTTACAACACCCCTAATGGTTGGGCAACCATGATGCCTATTCGCCATCTACTTAACCAATACGCCCACACCATGACGGTTAGCGGCGACAACTCGGTTAATAAAATTGGCCAAGCCTTCGACTTTGTTGACCAACTCCTTGCTACCAATCCCGCCTACTTACAAGCCAACCCACAATTGCGTAAAACCTTCGATTTGGTCAAATCTCAAAATGCGCAGTATTTGGCTCATGAATATTTCAGTGATGATTGGACGCCGATGCATTTTTCAGACATGCATAGTTGGCTTAGTCCGATTAAATTAGACTATGTCTGCTCGGCCAACACCCTCGACCAAGTCAATGCGATTAATATTACCGAGGCTGAAGAAGCGATGATTGCGGATCAAACTAATCCGTTATTTCGTGAAACCGTTCGCGATATCTGCATGAACCAACAATTCCGCAAAGACCTTTGGATTAAAGGCCCGAAACGCCTGGATAAATTTGAGCAGATGGAAGCTCTTTTTGGCCTGCAACTGGTACTGACAGAATTACGTGACGAAGTCGAGCTGAGTGTCAATGGCATGCTTGGGCCAGTAAAACTCAAAGCTGAAACCTATGGCCCGATTTTAGATTTCTTTGCTGATTATCAGCCTAAAAAACTCGGTGAGCTACTGCAAGCCATGCAACCACTCGGGATTGGCATGGATAAAGTGATGCAAGCCATGATGATTTTAACCGGAAAACAAACGCTACAATTGGCACAAGCACCCGAAGAGATTGCTCAGGCGAAACTTAAAACCGATAAGTTAAATCTATTTTTGTTGAAAAAAGCGCGCGGACGCGACGATATTACCGTGCTGGCCAGTCCGGTAACAGGTGGCGGCATTGATATTCAAGGCTACGAGATGCTATTTTTATTAGCTATGCGCTTTGGTCATCAAACACCTGAAGCGATTGCACCTTTTGCTTGGGGGCTGCTCAAGCAGCGCGGTGTAAAACTGCATCGAAACGGCCAATGGCTCGAAACAGACGCAGAAAACTTGGCAGAGCTTGCTAAGCAGGTCGAGTTTTTTCTCGACGAGCCACTCAAGCTCTACCAAGCATTAGGTATTCACTAG
- a CDS encoding FxsA family protein has product MFLYMFLIFIVTPLMELYILIELGGAIGALPTILMIIATAALGGILMKYQGVQLVKQAQRQMAQGQMPQQAALEGTLIFIGGIILFLPGLVTDVIGLLLLIPPIRAKVAQFWLLRGAKRYASQQYHYTVDAEWQSRDPITGHIKYHRVHQEGPVENQDTNKDNNKNPNVIEGEWRDDDSKKHQ; this is encoded by the coding sequence ATGTTTCTTTACATGTTTTTGATTTTTATTGTGACGCCCTTAATGGAGTTATACATTCTTATTGAGTTGGGCGGTGCAATCGGTGCGTTACCAACAATTTTGATGATTATTGCTACGGCTGCATTGGGCGGCATTTTAATGAAATACCAAGGCGTGCAATTGGTTAAGCAGGCGCAGCGTCAAATGGCGCAAGGTCAAATGCCCCAGCAAGCGGCACTTGAAGGGACCCTTATTTTCATTGGCGGCATTATCTTATTTTTGCCAGGCCTGGTTACCGATGTGATAGGTTTGTTATTGCTGATTCCGCCAATTAGAGCAAAAGTTGCCCAATTTTGGTTGCTGCGCGGCGCTAAGCGCTATGCGTCCCAGCAATATCACTATACCGTTGATGCCGAGTGGCAGTCTCGTGACCCGATTACTGGGCATATTAAGTATCATCGTGTACATCAGGAGGGGCCGGTCGAAAATCAAGATACTAATAAGGACAACAACAAAAATCCTAATGTAATTGAAGGTGAGTGGCGAGATGATGACTCAAAAAAACATCAATAA
- the dsbD gene encoding protein-disulfide reductase DsbD: MKVWHYLRHPLTLLTLILALIITALPLKASDDLLDPDDAFRLQPVQVIDGQLAISWQVAPGYYLYQDRLGVESADIQLQAIQFPPAKDKNDPFFGQVKIYDKDFTLRVPYQGQAQQATLTIRYQGCAEEFGVCYPPQTQQVAVNLPAQATVSSTSAATASLPNEISSLRALNDFLASQTGLTDTGLLDVDQAFAFSYRQNGEGQLLANWNMADGYYLYRDKISATIVSGQATIQGVVTPAGLMKDDPLFGQVEVYYGQATADITITDLQGPVVVEIGYQGCADVGVCYPPETRQINLDPATFGTASAASIAAAGAASAMPSTVSSLTSAPPTDPSQMSEADRITNTLMNANLWIVVLTFFIFGLLLSFTPCVFPMIPILSSIIVGQGNQNITARKGFIISLVFVLSMALAYTIAGVLAGIFGANLQAALQNPWVLGTFAIIFVLLALSMFGFYEIQLPSSLQSKITQLSNKQKGGSLTGVAIMGFLSALIVGPCVAPPLAGALIYIGQTGDAVLGGLALFAMSLGMGVPLLLLGASAGKLLPRAGAWMNTVKAVFGVLLLAVALWLADRVLPGWISMIGWALLLIVAAIYMGALEPIGDKSNWHKLWKGLGLSLLVTGFVIIIGLAGGSRDLLQPLKVFQGGGTAAQQQAELKFEYINSIEELQARVGQGQPVMLDFYADWCVSCIEMERFTFSDPQVQAALDGVVLLKADVTANTADHRALMRELGIVGPPAILFYNPAGVEQRGQRVVGFKNATEFKATIDAALGR; this comes from the coding sequence ATGAAGGTTTGGCACTACTTACGTCATCCCCTAACGCTGTTAACGCTCATTCTAGCCCTGATCATTACCGCGTTGCCGTTAAAGGCAAGTGATGACCTGCTTGACCCGGACGATGCGTTCCGCTTACAACCGGTGCAAGTCATTGATGGTCAACTGGCTATTAGCTGGCAAGTTGCACCAGGATACTATCTGTATCAGGATAGACTGGGGGTTGAATCAGCTGATATCCAACTTCAAGCCATTCAGTTTCCGCCCGCCAAAGATAAAAACGATCCCTTTTTTGGCCAGGTCAAAATTTACGATAAAGATTTTACTTTACGCGTTCCCTATCAAGGACAAGCACAACAAGCCACACTGACCATTCGTTATCAAGGTTGTGCAGAAGAATTTGGAGTCTGCTATCCGCCTCAAACTCAACAAGTCGCAGTAAACCTACCTGCCCAAGCAACCGTTTCTAGCACCAGTGCCGCAACCGCCAGTTTACCCAACGAAATCAGTTCACTGCGTGCGCTCAATGACTTTTTAGCGAGTCAAACGGGGTTAACCGATACAGGTCTGCTTGATGTTGACCAAGCTTTTGCATTTTCTTACCGTCAAAATGGCGAAGGCCAACTGCTTGCTAATTGGAATATGGCCGATGGCTATTATTTGTACCGTGACAAAATCAGTGCCACTATCGTGTCAGGTCAAGCTACCATTCAAGGAGTAGTTACGCCGGCTGGCTTAATGAAAGATGATCCGTTATTTGGTCAGGTTGAGGTTTATTATGGTCAAGCTACCGCAGACATTACCATCACTGACTTGCAAGGTCCGGTTGTGGTGGAAATTGGTTACCAAGGGTGCGCTGATGTGGGTGTATGTTACCCCCCTGAAACCAGACAAATTAATTTAGATCCAGCGACATTTGGTACGGCTTCAGCGGCAAGTATTGCAGCGGCCGGTGCAGCGTCTGCAATGCCAAGCACGGTGTCTAGTTTAACTAGCGCGCCGCCTACTGACCCGTCACAAATGTCGGAAGCAGATCGTATTACCAATACACTAATGAACGCCAATCTTTGGATTGTCGTGCTGACCTTCTTTATTTTCGGATTACTGCTGTCTTTCACCCCCTGTGTATTCCCAATGATACCGATTCTATCGAGTATTATTGTTGGCCAGGGCAATCAAAACATTACCGCTCGCAAAGGCTTTATTATCTCGTTAGTGTTTGTATTATCTATGGCACTGGCTTACACCATTGCCGGGGTATTAGCCGGCATATTTGGTGCAAATTTACAAGCTGCATTACAAAACCCATGGGTACTCGGCACCTTTGCGATTATTTTTGTCCTGCTGGCACTGTCTATGTTTGGATTCTATGAAATCCAACTGCCATCGAGCTTGCAAAGTAAAATTACCCAATTGTCTAACAAGCAAAAAGGTGGCTCACTTACCGGTGTTGCCATTATGGGCTTTTTGTCGGCCTTAATTGTTGGGCCATGCGTAGCGCCACCTCTTGCCGGTGCACTGATCTATATTGGTCAAACAGGTGATGCCGTTCTAGGTGGCTTAGCCCTATTTGCGATGAGTTTAGGTATGGGTGTGCCATTATTGCTCCTAGGGGCCTCGGCAGGCAAATTACTCCCACGCGCTGGCGCTTGGATGAATACTGTCAAAGCCGTGTTTGGTGTGCTATTACTGGCTGTGGCGCTATGGTTAGCAGACCGCGTACTACCCGGCTGGATCAGCATGATTGGTTGGGCACTGCTGCTAATTGTTGCTGCTATCTACATGGGGGCACTCGAACCCATTGGCGACAAATCCAACTGGCATAAACTTTGGAAAGGTCTTGGATTATCACTCCTTGTTACCGGCTTTGTGATTATTATTGGTTTAGCAGGCGGATCACGCGACCTGCTCCAACCGCTCAAAGTCTTCCAGGGTGGTGGCACCGCTGCGCAACAACAAGCGGAGCTTAAGTTCGAATATATCAATAGTATTGAAGAGCTCCAGGCACGCGTGGGTCAAGGTCAACCGGTCATGCTCGATTTTTATGCTGACTGGTGTGTAAGCTGTATCGAAATGGAACGTTTCACCTTTAGTGACCCACAAGTTCAAGCCGCGCTAGACGGGGTGGTGCTCTTAAAAGCGGATGTCACCGCCAATACAGCTGACCATCGCGCACTGATGCGTGAACTGGGTATTGTGGGACCACCTGCCATCCTATTTTACAATCCAGCAGGTGTTGAACAGCGAGGTCAACGTGTCGTCGGCTTTAAAAATGCCACTGAGTTTAAAGCGACTATTGATGCCGCACTCGGTCGCTAG
- the aroQ gene encoding type II 3-dehydroquinate dehydratase, with amino-acid sequence MASILVLNGPNLNMLGRREPHIYGRQTLADIIEELETIADDFAVRLWHFQSNAEHALIERIHQAMDDGTEFIIINPAAFTHTSVAIRDALAAVNIPFIEIHLSNVHKRESFRQHSYFSDLAVGVIAGLGADGYRFALEAAIKHLE; translated from the coding sequence ATGGCAAGCATTTTGGTCCTCAATGGTCCTAACCTGAATATGCTCGGACGACGCGAACCCCACATCTACGGTCGTCAAACCCTCGCTGATATTATTGAAGAATTAGAAACCATTGCCGATGATTTTGCAGTTAGACTCTGGCATTTTCAAAGCAATGCTGAACACGCCTTAATCGAGCGTATTCATCAAGCCATGGATGATGGCACCGAATTCATTATTATTAACCCTGCCGCTTTCACTCATACTAGTGTCGCCATTCGCGATGCCCTCGCGGCGGTTAATATCCCTTTTATCGAAATACACCTCTCTAATGTGCATAAACGCGAAAGCTTCCGACAGCACTCCTATTTCTCAGACCTAGCCGTTGGCGTCATTGCTGGCCTGGGTGCGGATGGCTATCGCTTTGCATTAGAAGCGGCCATTAAACATTTAGAATAA
- the accB gene encoding acetyl-CoA carboxylase biotin carboxyl carrier protein, translating to MDIRSIRKLIEIVEESNIAEIEIQEGEHSVRITRNKEPIYMTAPTAMHYQAAPTAASNPAPAAPTSAPAPVAAAEPTGTKIASPMVGTFYAAPSPTAAPFVSVGDSITIGDTLCIIEAMKIMNPIEAEVSGVVKQILIQNGEPVEYGQTLFVVE from the coding sequence ATGGATATTCGCTCAATCCGCAAACTTATTGAAATTGTTGAAGAATCAAATATTGCTGAAATAGAAATTCAAGAAGGCGAGCATTCTGTTCGAATCACCCGCAACAAAGAACCTATTTACATGACCGCACCGACTGCAATGCATTATCAAGCAGCCCCTACAGCGGCATCGAATCCCGCACCTGCAGCGCCAACCAGTGCGCCTGCGCCCGTTGCAGCCGCTGAACCGACTGGTACTAAAATCGCCTCACCGATGGTCGGTACCTTTTATGCCGCCCCGTCACCGACTGCGGCGCCTTTTGTAAGTGTAGGTGATAGCATCACGATTGGTGACACCCTGTGCATTATTGAAGCGATGAAAATCATGAACCCTATCGAAGCGGAAGTTTCAGGTGTCGTCAAACAAATTCTGATTCAGAATGGTGAGCCGGTTGAATACGGTCAAACACTGTTTGTTGTTGAATAA
- the accC gene encoding acetyl-CoA carboxylase biotin carboxylase subunit codes for MEKLLIANRGEIALRVLRACKQLGIKTVAVHSTADANLKHVLMADETVCIGPAASAQSYLHIPAIISAAEVTDAEAIHPGYGFLSENADFADRVEESGFIFIGPKGDTIRMMGDKVQAIRAMKAAGVPTVPGSGGPLGDDAETNLRIAKEIGYPVIIKASGGGGGRGMRVVHTEGSLLKSIQLTKQEAGAAFNNPEVYMEKFLENPRHIEIQVLADGQGNAIHLGERDCSMQRRHQKVVEEAPAPGVTEEQRNRIGAICAKACVDINYRGAGTFEFLYENGEFYFIEMNTRLQVEHPVTEQVTGIDLVKAQIEIAMGRPLTIKQSDIKLTGHAIECRINAENPAKNFMPSPGKIERLHLPGGPGVRIDTHIYTGYTVPPHYDSMIAKVICSGADRDTAIARMRTALQEMAIKGIDSNIELQREIMSDQGFTEGGRNIHYLEHRLEHLV; via the coding sequence ATGGAAAAACTACTTATAGCCAACCGGGGCGAAATTGCCCTTCGCGTGTTACGCGCTTGTAAACAACTAGGCATTAAAACCGTGGCTGTTCACTCCACAGCTGATGCTAACCTAAAACACGTGCTAATGGCCGATGAAACCGTGTGTATTGGCCCTGCAGCCTCAGCACAAAGCTACCTACATATTCCAGCCATTATTTCCGCCGCTGAAGTCACCGATGCGGAAGCTATCCACCCAGGCTACGGCTTTTTGTCTGAAAACGCTGATTTTGCCGATCGTGTCGAAGAAAGCGGTTTTATTTTTATCGGCCCTAAAGGTGACACCATCCGCATGATGGGCGATAAAGTTCAAGCTATTCGCGCAATGAAAGCCGCAGGCGTCCCGACTGTTCCCGGTTCTGGTGGCCCACTAGGTGACGATGCTGAAACGAATTTACGTATTGCCAAAGAAATTGGCTATCCAGTGATTATTAAAGCCTCTGGCGGCGGCGGTGGGCGCGGCATGCGCGTAGTGCATACGGAAGGCAGTTTATTAAAGTCGATTCAGCTAACCAAACAAGAAGCCGGTGCCGCCTTTAACAACCCTGAAGTCTATATGGAAAAGTTTCTAGAAAACCCCCGCCATATTGAAATTCAGGTTCTTGCCGATGGCCAAGGCAATGCGATTCATCTAGGTGAACGCGATTGCTCGATGCAGCGCCGTCATCAGAAGGTCGTCGAAGAAGCACCCGCACCAGGCGTAACCGAAGAACAACGCAACCGCATCGGTGCAATTTGTGCCAAAGCCTGTGTTGACATCAATTATCGCGGCGCAGGTACTTTTGAATTTTTATATGAAAATGGTGAGTTTTATTTCATTGAGATGAACACACGTTTGCAAGTTGAACACCCAGTCACTGAGCAAGTGACGGGAATTGACCTGGTTAAAGCACAAATTGAAATTGCCATGGGCCGTCCATTGACCATCAAGCAATCTGATATCAAGCTCACTGGTCATGCGATTGAGTGCCGTATTAATGCCGAAAATCCAGCAAAAAACTTTATGCCCTCGCCAGGCAAAATTGAGCGTTTGCATTTACCCGGCGGCCCAGGCGTGCGCATTGACACGCATATTTATACCGGTTATACCGTCCCCCCTCACTATGACTCCATGATAGCCAAAGTCATTTGCTCTGGTGCCGATCGCGATACGGCGATTGCTCGGATGCGCACTGCCCTGCAGGAAATGGCGATTAAAGGGATTGACTCTAA